One Salminus brasiliensis chromosome 5, fSalBra1.hap2, whole genome shotgun sequence DNA segment encodes these proteins:
- the cnn3a gene encoding calponin-3a codes for MTQFNKGPAYGLSAEVKSKIAQKYDLQKEEELRFWIEEVTGMPIGDNFQKGLKDGVILCELINKLQPGAIKKINHSQLNWHKLENLGNFIKAILAYGLKPNDIFEANDLFENGNMTQVQTTLLALASMAKTKGMDTKVDIGVKYADKQERHFDDEKMKAGQCVIGLQMGTNKCASQAGMTAYGTRRHLYDPKTQTDKPYDQTTISLQMGTNKGASQAGMSAPGTRRDIFDQKVAVQPLDNSTISLQMGTNKVASQKGMSVYGLGRQVYDPKYCANAAEQGIHANGSQGTGTNGSEISDSDYQAEYQEEEYQGSYHDEYSGHYNDQGIDY; via the exons ATGACCCAATTCAACAAGGGACCAGCCTACGGATTATCAGCGGAGGTGAAAAGCAAG ATTGCACAGAAATATGATCttcagaaggaggaggagcttcGCTTCTGGATTGAGGAGGTGACTGGCATGCCCATTGGAGACAACTTTCAAAAGGGTTTGAAGGACGGTGTAATTTTGTGCGA gttaatAAACAAGCTACAGCCCGGTGCCATAAAGAAAATCAACCACTCGCAGTTGAACTGGCATAAG CTGGAGAACCTTGGGAATTTCATCAAAGCCATCTTAGCCTATGGCTTGAAGCCCAATGACATCTTTGAAGCCAATGACCTCTTTGAAAATGGGAATATGACTCAAGTCCAGACCACACTCCTGGCTCTAGCCAGCATG GCAAAAACCAAAGGCATGGACACAAAGGTCGACATCGGAGTGAAATACGCAGATAAGCAAGAAAGACACTTTGATGATGAGAAGATGAAGGCTGGTCAATGTGTTATTGGACTTCAG ATGGGAACAAACAAATGTGCAAGCCAGGCTGGGATGACTGCTTATGGCACCCGGAGACATCTTTATGACCcaaagacacagacagacaagccTTATGATCAGACCACCATCAGCCTGCAGATGGGTACTAACAAGGGAGCCAGCCAG GCTGGTATGTCTGCCCCAGGCACCAGGAGAGACATCTTTGACCAGAAAGTTGCAGTGCAGCCATTGGACAACTCCACCATCTCTCTGCAGATGGGCACCAACAAAGTAGCCTCCCAGAAGGGCATGAGCGTGTACGGGCTGGGAAGGCAGGTCTATGACCCCAAGTACTGCGCCAATGCCGCAGAGCAGGGCATCCATGCCAATGGCAGCCAGGGCACAGGCACGAATGGCTCTGAGATCAGCGACAGTGACTATCAGGCAGAGTACCAGGAAGAGGAGTACCAGGGTAGCTACCATGATGAATACAGCGGCCACTACAACGACCAGGGCATCGACTACTAG
- the alg14 gene encoding UDP-N-acetylglucosamine transferase subunit ALG14, which yields MAVSVLCGVVCGVSLALIVFIIRLFAVLRGGPDCRPGRKGSVCVLVVAGSGGHTTEIIRLMGSLSQAYSPRHYVMADTDKISEDKIRTFEDSRKEKGDNPGQFTIHRIPRSREVRQSWISSVLSTLYALLYSVPLVFRLRPDVVLCNGPGTCIPLCAAALLLGILGLKRVLLVYVESICRVESLSLSGKILYRLADYFFVQWQPLQTKYPKSVYIGRIV from the exons ATGGCGGTGTCTGTGCTGTGCGGAGTTGTATGCGGGGTTTCTCTGGCACTTATTGTTTTTATCATACGTTTATTCGCGGTCCTACGAGGAGGTCCAGACTGCAGACCTGGAAGAAAGGGATCGGTGTGTGTTCTTGTCGTTGCCGGATCAG GCGGACACACGACAGAGATCATCCGTTTGATGGGGAGTTTATCTCAGGCCTATTCTCCTCGACATTATGTGATGGCAGACACTGACAAAATAAGTGAGGACAAGATTCGCACGTTTGAAGACTCGAGAAAGGAGAAAGGGGACAATCCAGGACAG TTCACCATTCATCGGATCCCTCGAAGTCGGGAGGTTCGTCAGTCATGGATCTCCTCTGTGCTCAGCACTCTGTATGCTCTGCTTTACTCCGTTCCTCTGGTCTTCAGGCTCAGACCTGATGTG gtgctGTGTAATGGTCCCGGGACATGCATACCTCTGTGtgctgctgcactgctcttAGGGATCCTGGGACTAAAGAGGGTCTTGCTGGTCTACGTGGAAAGCATCTGCCGTGTGGAAAGTCTTTCTTTGTCTGGCAAAATTCTTTACCGCCTTGCTGACTACTTCTTTGTGCAGTGGCAGCCTCTGCAGACCAAATATCCCAAATCTGTCTACATTGGGAGAATAGTTTGA